The Topomyia yanbarensis strain Yona2022 chromosome 3, ASM3024719v1, whole genome shotgun sequence nucleotide sequence attgaatgataagtcgttagtcacgacaaaaacggAACAGCGCTTCATAGTATAATGGGTTCCACCGCggtacaattttcgaaaaagcaCACTTTTATTGGCTTACTTTGGGGTCCTAGAAAAAATGTGACTGTTGAGTTACTTAGTACTTTGGAATGGACAGGGCTCCacaatgtaaatttagcaggaattttatttttttgctaaaattaaatgatttagccttacaatatgtttggcaaagttgtactTTACAAGCGctttattttgctttaaacagaAGCAAGGGTGGTTCTAACTTTAGCAATAtgaacggttcgagatagagctttagCCAAATTTGCTAAACAACACATTTTagccaaatttgctgaagacacgcaagctctagcttttatactttccattgcccGACAAATCCAAGTGTAATCTGtaaggtgttccttaaaaatggttttatttctataaaaagttttcattttacacTAAAGAACCCCATGGACAGGGGtacaagattattttaaggtgcataattttctttaaaactccaactaccaaaaaatttttgtttgaaaggtatgagaacttttttataaaaaaaatataactttttcatatagcattatcttcgattaggacacttaacattaaataccgttgttGTCATGTgatatagcatgctttgtagcatagatcgcaaaaaatggcaaatacaatattttttacgtcttgcaatatttactcataaaagagtttatttttagtaaaaagtatatataactttctaacgagagatGCTAGAGGTTCGGTGCATTGACACAAAAtgctctccttcaaaatatctcaaagtttttcttacgtgatccttatgaaaaattaaaactgcaaaagttatataaagaaaaccatttgtTAAGAAACATcttattttttggtaaatttcttgtaaaatggaaaatacacgacttccagtgtcttcgagcaagttttttaaaattttattttctacgaagctctatctcgaaccatttaaaagttaattttaagattttaaaaaattagaaccacccacaTTAAAACGCTAggttctattattcaaaagatataagaacttataatatcaaaaatagaatttttgtaatcaactttatgaacttttagaaaataacgtattcgttattttttgctcaattacaACTCTAGTAATGACCTTAGTTAtacttgaaaaagaattattatttgtttgccccaatgcaaaaatagttagatataatAGTTGCCATGAAACAGATATAAATAGTTGCCATGAAACAAGTTATTttccttaaaacaatcttaaagttgtctgtagactacttcacttttaaatcaataccgcaaaagttatttgactaaaacagtttttctgataagcactaagaaacaccctaaccttcaattttaaaatagaagtataagttgtaaaatgaaaagtatgatagGTAGAGctcacatgtcttcagcaaacttttccaagatttgtcgttctacaacttcgttgaaggttatttggctctagctggaataattaaaaagttattttttgatcttggtacaaTTACCCTATctgtttttttaacaaaatgaagaaacccacaaactacgaaaacttctccaaagacttattaAGGCTAAGTTATTTagatttagaaaaatctcaaaattcctgctaaatttacattgtGGACCACTGTGGAATGGTAATCATTATTTCCATGACCTCACATGAACTACAATTCCAAAGTATTTATTTGAATTGTTCAGTTTGGAAGTTTTGTGTGGTATCAGATACGACGAAAAATTTACCATCGGGTCTTCAAATGGGCGTAGTATCCTTTGCCTACTACCAAAATATCAGTCGTATAACCAAAACCATTTGAATTGGGTTCGCAGCACATGGCACGTCTTGAGGCGACCAACGAGCACCGACGACAACAACATACACTTTATACCTCCAGCGATAGCGAGCAACATGCGCGATGAACCGCATAAAATACCCAGCTGTCGAGACGATTCACCCATGCTAGAAGATCTGCAaaagcaaaattcaaatatctggtGATGTGGTGATCTGGTGGGCAGGTAGCGCAATTGGCATGGACGCTTAGCTTATTTGCAAAAAAGGGGGATGCTGAATATAATAGAAGCACAGCGCGAATTGGATTATAGCCTACTTAGGTATTTATCCCAGGCTGGCAATATTCTAGCACAATATAGTACTTAAGCCCTGTAGTCCGCGTAAGAAAACAGAATATATTTCAAGCAGCCGTTACTAAGTTATAAGTGAAACCAGATTTGACGAAAAAGTCACTAATTggcattcgaatgaccctagtagTTCTCACCTATCACCAAATTATCAGCCCTGTAATCGTGCAACCAATGCCAATCTAACTGGATTCACAGTGGATTGTGTACGCTTCTTCTGCGAGAGGTAATAAACGAGCACTGACGCGCGGCACTATACACGACATCTCTGATACAAGAGCGCTCTTAAAATTAGTCAACAgttagtttaaaaaattaaaaatgctatttaaatgaatgcaacaggagaaatataaatggggttacgaagaaatttaagaatataggttttatcatagcatgatagtcttaagaaaattttgtaacatgttatgtataataaaagaatctctgcataagaaataggagtaaaaattcgaaaaaatagaATACATTCAAAAGGTGTATTAAAATATGTTCATACTCTACGCTGTTTGCACCACTAAGCGgcctaaattctatttttacaacgagacacgaaagcctttgaaatactcTATAGCTtcgcagaacatcagattgcactatctcttgccattgtatggataggagtattaccttgaattaattttgatcactggcgccaccatgtgatagaattctgcatttttcaaatgagaaaagaaaatattttttgctgctctacaactttgtagaacattcaaatgctccatctcttaccgttatacagataggagtattccctttaaattgcttggatcactaccgccaccttgtggagaaatcctgaaactttccagtgaaaccaaaaagtacttttattcctctacaactttgtggaacatcatagctttctatctcttatcgtttcagagatatatgagtttttcctaattttgttccaccttcactcgtggttcacatacatgagataagcggagtacgccctttgcgaatgttaagcagcagtttccaactttaaacgttaataactttctaacggttggttggattgtcttgcagtcttcgacaaacttgttcagcatatcttcaaaagcttaactcctttcTAGGTCAGTGATCtgaagtttacagcgacctctagcggcgattttgtgaactgcgagtggccaaaaatcccatacaaactttaagctctttgggggaggggttagggttaaccgatttcgctcaaatttggacagtgtcattttttcatgatttggaacgacgctagggggtgtaggtTGCGGAAAAAAGTTTTCATATAAATCATTGTCACCCTAGTAAACATGATATAAAAGGTAAATGGTAGGAGAACACCATTTAATAGGAAAATTTCTCACCTTtcaaatggaactaaaagatttgaaatacaaagtatattttttcgaGTTAGACCTCTAActcgaggaattccacgaagatccgtctgaaaataattaaaatcctgatcgaccatcttggattcctatgacactttacacatttcatcggcatggaagactaaacattttccacaatcagtaagattattttgactcaagagcaattttatAAAAGGGCGTAACATTTCTAtgtgcaattatttcaaatatttttgttcggttactgtattttatacagcaaaactttctgagaacgagtttgagagaatgaatatttatgtgcgaaaaaaatatacacagaaaacaaatttgtgtcatttttcacaaaaacaaaaatttgtgttaaaaatttaaattgtgaaAAACCCATttattctaattttttatattttgtcaataaaaacctcaagagaaaagaaacatttagaatgtaattgtatgatggagaacctatcgacaaaaaagtttttctaacaataactttatacatgtgtTGGGGCGACTTACTTGATGGGTTCCCGTTCGAAGGTTTTGCTTCCGCCTGTGGTAGGCGGCCCAGAAAGATTGCCGCACTGCACTTTTCCCCCTTTTTGGACAGGGATAGTAAATTTACACTACACCACAATTAGCAAGTCAAATCGTCCTTTCTTCGCTAGAAAACTTGCTATATTTCACTGCACTCGGGGTTTGTTTGCGGGAAGAATTCACAACTCGAATATGATGATCAAATTATCACTAACGAGTACGGACTTATAGCGGGGGTACGCACTGACTTGATCGACCGACGTATTATTATCAACTGCCTTTGTCAGCTGATTTTCACACATTCCGTCTTCCACAGCTGACGGTTCTACCTACCCGTATATCATGATCGTTTGGTTGTATTGTGCGATCACTGTTTGGTGTACTCTCGTTCTGCGATCGCTCATTATGTTGATCGGCAAACATAGTGGATTCGTAGGGTGGTTCATCAATTTggtttggggtttttggtggtagtttttttgcatttaattaCGTTTGATTGAATATGGTTTATAATTAAAAGTttagatttaattcatttaggtttagattaatttaaatttaggcTTAGTTTTAGGTAgttctttttaatttaaattcacGCATCAACATTCCGGCCACCTTGAAGTAGCACGGATACTTCAAATTCATTTCTTGCTTGTACTTCTTCTATTCTTCGTCCGAACTGGGATCAGACGCTGTGGACTGCGTTTCCGGTGTCGGAAGCAAGGCCAGTTTCACGACTGGACGGACAACTGAATCGGATGTGGCGGTTTTCAGGGTGACAACGCGAACAATTCCATCCTTGTTCGGGTGTACCTGGATGATTTTTCCGAGTGGCCATTGAGTTGGCGGCAGACATTCGTCCTTGATCACAACAACTCGTCCGGGTTCAATGGTGACCTTGGGGTACTGCTTCGTGGCTCGTGACTGCAGCTGCTGAAGGTACTCGGGATACCACCTTGCCCAAATCCTTTGGACACGCTTCTGGGTGAGCTGCCAATGTGAAAGTCGATTGTCGGGTACATCGCAAAGTGACGGCTCTGGAACGGCTTGTAGGCTGGTTCCCACCAGGAAATGGCCTGGGGTCAGAGCTTCCAGGTCTGACGGATCGGACGGTATGGCAGTGAGAGGTCTGGAGTTTAGACACATCTCGATCTGGGCGAGTATGGTTATCATGTCCTCGTAGCTGACATTCACACTGCCGATCTCACGAAGCAGATGGTGCTTTGCTGACTTGACGGCTGCTTCCCACAGACCGCCGAAGTGCGGAGCGCGAGGTGGAATGAATCGCCACATGATCTCATTCTCGGAACACCAGTCGAGGATCTGCTTTCGTCCACCCTGATCGGACTTTAGCATGTGGTGGATTCGGTTGAGTGCATTGGACGCTCCCTTGAATGCGGTGCCGTTGTCGCTATGGATCTCCCTCATTCTTCCTCTGCGGGCGACGAAACGGCGGAGGGCAGCCAGAAAGGCTGGCGTGGATAGGTCAGAGACCAGTTCGATGTGGACAGCGCGGGTGGAGAAACACACGAAGATCGCGATGTATGCCTTCGTAGGTGCACGGTTGCGTGTCAGCGATTTAATGTAGACAGGTCCACAATAGTCTACACCGCATACGGAGAACGGTCTGGTTGGCGAGACTCGCGAGGACGGCAGGTCTGCTACGGTTTGCTGGATCAAACGGGGCTTGCTGCGAAAACACGTGTGGCAATGATGGTACGTGCGGCGAACGAGGTCGCGTCCTCCAATCACCCAGTACTTCTGACGCAGTGTAGTTAGCGTCAGTTGTGGTCCTGCATGTAGCAGATTGCTGTGGTAGTACTCGGTCAACAACACGGACAGCGGATGCTTCGCAAGCAGCATTATCGGGTGCTTCATTTCTTCCGAAACTACGGCGTATTTGAGTCTCCCACCGACTCGAATAACGCCATCTTTATACATCGTCGGTTTCAACCACTTTAACGATGCGGGAAGGGGTTCACGTCTGGTTATTTTAGAGAGCTCCTTGGAGAACATCTCCCGTTGGGCTACGCGACACAAGGCTAAATCAGCCTCGCGTAGATCGGCCGTTGAAAGCGAGTCAAACGGCTCTGGCTTGGTTTTCTGCACGGCAGCTCGTAGAGAGCGGAAATATCGCATCCAATACGCGATGGAACGTCGTAGCTTTGTAAAGCTGGAGTAGCGACTGAACAGTCGAGCGGAAAACGATGGTTCGGCTACCGTTACCGACATCACGGCGACATTGCTTTTGCTCTCTGGCATTGTGGATAAATCGAACGCTGGCAGCACAGTGCGTGGCCAATGGTGTGGCAAAACCCCTAACCATTGCGGTCCTATCCACCAAAACTCGAGGTTCACGATATCGGTTGGATTGACACCTCGTGATATAAGGTCTGCTGGGTTGGATTCTCCGGGAACGTGCTGCCAGGAACAAGATGCGGTAGAGGATTGGACTGTGGACACTCGGTTTGCCACGAACGTTTTCCAGCGCGACGGGCACGATTGTAGCCAGTAGAGGACTATCGTCGAATCAACCCAGAAGAACACTTCGCACGATGTCTTAAGGGACTTCATCACCTTCTCATATAGGCTAACCGACAACACAGCGGCACACAACTCTAGGCGCGCAATCGATTGGCAGGTGGCTAACGGTGCGACCTTGGATTTTGACGTTAGCAGCTGAACACGAATCCCTGCAGCTGACTCAGAACGGACGTAGCAGCATGCACCATATGCCTTCTCTGAAGCATCGGAGAAAAAGTGGAGCTGGATGGTTTCGGTCTTGATCTGCGACACGAATCTGGGAATGCGGATTTTGGAGATTGCATCTAGCGTACCATGGAATTCCTTCCATTCGCCTTGTAGACGCGGAGGCAGCGGACGATCCCACTCGTATGAATCTCCTGCGTCGGTCTTCAATGCCCACAGGCGCTGCATGAACAGCTTCGCTACGGTGATTGTCGGGCCAACTAGCCCTAGTGGGTCGAAGATCTGCGCAATGTAGGACATGACCTTCCTTTTGGTCAGGACGGGTGCTGGTAACGGCAACTGGACCTTGAAGCGCATCGTATCGGACTTCGGCTCCCAAACGAGTCCTAAGGTGGATATGGATTGTTCGTCCTGGAGATCATGCAGTGGTAGTAGAGCGAGATCTTCTTGCGGGACTTGCGCAAGGACTTCGGAGGAATTGGATGCCCACTTCTTTAACGGAAGGCCAGCTGACGTAAGCATGGCGGAAACTTCTTGGCGAAGGCGGATTGCGGATTGGACATCGTCAGCTCCCGATAAAAAGTCATCGACGTAAAAATCCTGCTTCACAGCATCTACGGAGGCGGGGTACTTGTCGCCTTCGTCCTGTGCAACTTGTAGGAGGGTGCGAGTTGCCAGGAATGGTGCGGATGCAAAACCGTACGTAACGGTTTGGAGCTCGTACGATATGAGCGGATCGTCGCGGTTGGAACGCCAGAGAATGCGTTGAAGCGGTCGGTCCTTGGGATGCAGCTGAATCTGTCGGTACATCTTCTCGATGTCGGCTACGATGGCGATCGGGTGTGTGCGGAACCTCATGACGATAGACAACAGGTCCTCCTGGACGACAGGACCAACGAGCTGCTTATCGTTGACGGAAAATCCTGACGATGTTTTACACGACGCGTCGAAAACAACTCGGACCTTCGTGGTTGTGCTGGATTCCTTGAACACAGGATGGTGCGGGAGGTAGCAGTGCGGGTTCACATCGTCTACTGGATCGACGAGCTTCTTCATGTGCGCCATTCGTTCGTATTCGTCCATGAACTTGCAGTATGCATCCTTGGTGGGTGGATCCCGCTCTAGTCGCTTCTCAAGGCTCAGAAACCGACGTTCGGCGATGGCTCTGGATTCGCCGAGGTTGACTAGCGGATCACGGGTGAGTGGCAAACGAACGAGATAACGACCGGACGAATCGCGAGTGGTGGTAGTAGCGTAAAGTTCTTCACACTGTTTTTCTTCTACGGAATACACAGAACACGGCTCAACAGCTTCTAGCTCCCAGAACTTCTGCAACGCTTGTTCTAAGCTTCGATCGACAGTGGTTAGATGGCAGATGCGGGGAATGGTGGGATGATTGATGGATATCTTCCCGGAAACAGTCCATCCGAACACCGTCTCTATTAGCAACGGTAGTCCCTCTCCCAGGGAACGCTTGCTGCCAGGATGCAGCTCATGATACGCTTCACCACCGACAACCATGTCAATGTCGGATGGGATGTGGAATCTGGGGTCTGCCAACGACAACTTGGGAAGATTCCACGCGGAAATGTCGATCGGAACGGTCGGAAGGTTGACCGTCGGTCTCTTGAGGATCAGGAACTCAAGCTTGGTGGAGTACGGTGTCGACTTCGACTCGATCATAGCAGTTAATTGGCACTTAATCTGCTTGGTGGATTCTCCTATACCAGCTACTGCGATATCCACCTTGGTGCGATGAAGGTTCAGGGAATTTGCAAGCTTCTTGGTGATGAAGTTACACATGGATCCGGAATCTAGTAGTGCGCGTGCGGGGATCTTCTTGCCATTCTGACCTACGACGAAGAGGGAAACAGTTTCCAGTAAAACTGTACTATGCTGAGCCTGAACCGATAAGCTTACTTGGCTGTTCGATTTCGCCGAGCTTGAAGGGTCAGCGTGGGCGGACGTCGAGGGAATCGGCTGACTCTCCTCGTTAACAGGAGTCGATAGCATCTTCGACGATTCTGACTCGTGCAGCAGGGAGTGGTGTTTTTCGTGACAGTAACGGCAAGAGAACTTGGAGGTACAGTTCCGGGCTTGGTGTCCAGTACGGAAGCAATTCCAGCATAAGCGCTTTTGGGAAACCAGCTCACGGCGCTGGCGGACGGACACCTCGGAAAATGCAGGgcattggaagaggaaatgcttCTCTGGACAAGCGAGGCACGAGGGAGCACTGTAGTTCGGTTCAACGGTAGCTGCCTTGTACGCCACCTTGAACGGCTTCGGGGTTGGAATCGGACCGGCCACCTTGGCTATAACCGGTTGTTGGGACCGATATTGTAGGTCAGTTACGACAGACGTCAGCATTCGGGCACGCTGGTAGAGGAACTCGATCAGCATATCATAGGTAACGTCGTCGTTATTGCTGGTTTTTTCCTCCCAAGCACGTAGCGTAGTTGGATCCAACTTGTAGGAAAGGAGGTTAACCAATGGGGTGTCCCAATAATGGACTGGCTCGCCTAACTTTGCCAAAGCCCGCACATGCCGATGAAAATCGTCAGCCAATCCTTGGATTTCTGGAGGGTTCTCTCGCTTGACCGGTGGGAGGTCGTACAGAGCACGGAAGAGCTGACGCTTCAGGAACCGCTTGTTGTCGTACCGCTTTAGCAATGCTTCCCAAGTCGATGCGTAGTTGTCCGCTTCAATGTCTACGGACTCGAATGGTTTTCGGGCTTCTCCCTCCAGCGACTGCAGCAAGTACTGCAGCTTCGCAACCGTCGGAATATCTGCATTGCTGTGGATCATCGACGTATACGTGTCACGGAATGCGAGCCAACGCGAAAAATCACCGTTAAACTTGGGAAGATCGATCTTGGGTAATCGTAGATGGAACGAGGACGAAGCATGAACAGGTGCCGCCATTGTGCTGTTCAGCATGGTTGGGTTGAGGTCCGCAGCACGATTGGACAGCAGAAATCCTTTGACCGTACAATAACGCGTCTCGAAATCCATTCTCTCTTGCAGATGGGTATCCAACATTTCCGGTTTATCGTACAACTCGATCTGTCCTTGTACCTCCAGGTACTCCTTGTAGATCCGGTCCAGTGAATCGAGGCGAATTGGAATTTGGCACGCATCCCGATCGCAATCGAAATTCTCCGCGAACTTTTCCACTGCCTTCTGCACTACAAGGATCCCTTTCCGCTGGATCACGTACTCTGACAGCTTCTTTTCTGTCTTGGTTGCCATTATTGTACCACTTCACTGGTCTTCACTACCACCACTTCAAATATCGGAAACGAAAAAAACGGTACGAATCGAAAAATCGGACTCCTTCCCGGCGCGGGTACCGTTCCTACACGACACGGAATCGAAAATGGCACAATTCGAACGAAAAAATCCTTCCCGTCGCGATATGCCAATTCTTCGCGGAACGACCGAGAATGATACGCAAATCGTACGAAATTATCCTTCCCGACGCGAGCGTACCAATCTACGCGAATTTGCCACTCTCCACCACCTCAGCAAAAAAAACATGCAACTTTTCTCGCAAAcagaaaattatcaaaaaatcctGTTCCGAGTTGGCGCAAATCAGCTGCGATGACAAAAGTTCGCAATGAACTGCAGCGATAGCGTCCAAAATGGCCTTAACGGTAGGCACCTTCGGGGCTGGGACGGGCAGTATCTTTGCCGTAGCGTCGCGTCAGCAGCAATTTGTAATGGCGTACTCACCGCACCGATCCTTTCTGGTTGGGGTTTCCTCcgtatccggctcgaaggaccaatgttGGGGCGACTTACTTGATGGGTTCCCGTTCGAAGGTTTTGCTTCCGCCTGTGGTAGGCGGCCCAGAAAGATCGTCGCTGAGCAATTCAATCTGCCTCCAATATCCTGTACAACCGATTTCTTCTTGGCACTAAACGTCCTTTTTGCCGCACTGCACTTTTCCCCCTTTTTGGACAGGGATAGTAAATTTACACTACACCACAATTAGCAAGTCAAATCGTCCTTTCTTCGCTAGAAAACTTGCTATATTTCACTGCACTCGGGGTTTGTTTGCGGGAAGAATTCACAACTCGAATATGATGATCAAATTATCACTAACGAGTACGGACTTATAGCGGGGGTACGCACTGACTTGATCGACCGACGTATTATTATCAACTGCCTTTGTCAGCTGATTTTCACACATTCCGTCTTCCACAGCTGACGGTTCTACCTACCCGTATATCATGATCGTTTGGTTGTATTGTGCGATCACTGTTTGGTGTACTCTCGTTCTGCGATCGCTCATTATGTTGATCGGCAAACATAGTGGATTCGTAGGGTGGTTCATCAATTTggtttggggtttttggtggtagtttttttgcatttaattaCGTTTGATTGAATATGGTTTATAATTAAAAGTttagatttaattcatttaggtttagattaatttaaatttaggcTTAGTTTTAGGTAgttctttttaatttaaattcacGCATCAACAACATGTTTTAAAaattcatgctaattgacatacgaaactgcaattttattacagaatataattctaactctcattttaaatcaaaatgcatttgacaaaaatcttccaaaatgcgatagttttcgagatatttggaattttgttccaacaaaaacagttaattcgtgtgattatgctctTTTTTATAGTTATTCGCGGTACCCATTTAAAAAGTGCCAAGAATCTAATGTTTaacgttttaaagacgtaaaaaaaactttttcagtgtatttggatcatggagaagctttcaataattaaaatttcctaacaacttattattgttgatgcagaaacgcgaataacttctgaaaaggtcgtaagaaaacaaaagaatcatattgttaaaacgaaatttgaaatatctcgagaactactacatttcagaatttttttgttattatcattttgatttaaaatagcgtttaaaatcatatctctcaatttttatttaaaataagactaagaattatattctgtaataaaattatagttttgaaTGTCAAGTATCATGaaattaaaaacatgtataaagttgttagaataacttttttaccgataagttctccatcatacaatcacattcaaaatatttcttttctctttatgtctttgtttctaaaatataaaaaattagaaaaaatgggttttttgtaatttatatttttataacgCTCGAAACGACTTTAATATATACAAAAACCAA carries:
- the LOC131688117 gene encoding uncharacterized protein LOC131688117 codes for the protein MATKTEKKLSEYVIQRKGILVVQKAVEKFAENFDCDRDACQIPIRLDSLDRIYKEYLEVQGQIELYDKPEMLDTHLQERMDFETRYCTVKGFLLSNRAADLNPTMLNSTMAAPVHASSSFHLRLPKIDLPKFNGDFSRWLAFRDTYTSMIHSNADIPTVAKLQYLLQSLEGEARKPFESVDIEADNYASTWEALLKRYDNKRFLKRQLFRALYDLPPVKRENPPEIQGLADDFHRHVRALAKLGEPVHYWDTPLVNLLSYKLDPTTLRAWEEKTSNNDDVTYDMLIEFLYQRARMLTSVVTDLQYRSQQPVIAKVAGPIPTPKPFKVAYKAATVEPNYSAPSCLACPEKHFLFQCPAFSEVSVRQRRELVSQKRLCWNCFRTGHQARNCTSKFSCRYCHEKHHSLLHESESSKMLSTPVNEESQPIPSTSAHADPSSSAKSNSQVSLSVQAQHSTVLLETVSLFVVGQNGKKIPARALLDSGSMCNFITKKLANSLNLHRTKVDIAVAGIGESTKQIKCQLTAMIESKSTPYSTKLEFLILKRPTVNLPTVPIDISAWNLPKLSLADPRFHIPSDIDMVVGGEAYHELHPGSKRSLGEGLPLLIETVFGWTVSGKISINHPTIPRICHLTTVDRSLEQALQKFWELEAVEPCSVYSVEEKQCEELYATTTTRDSSGRYLVRLPLTRDPLVNLGESRAIAERRFLSLEKRLERDPPTKDAYCKFMDEYERMAHMKKLVDPVDDVNPHCYLPHHPVFKESSTTTKVRVVFDASCKTSSGFSVNDKQLVGPVVQEDLLSIVMRFRTHPIAIVADIEKMYRQIQLHPKDRPLQRILWRSNRDDPLISYELQTVTYGFASAPFLATRTLLQVAQDEGDKYPASVDAVKQDFYVDDFLSGADDVQSAIRLRQEVSAMLTSAGLPLKKWASNSSEVLAQVPQEDLALLPLHDLQDEQSISTLGLVWEPKSDTMRFKVQLPLPAPVLTKRKVMSYIAQIFDPLGLVGPTITVAKLFMQRLWALKTDAGDSYEWDRPLPPRLQGEWKEFHGTLDAISKIRIPRFVSQIKTETIQLHFFSDASEKAYGACCYVRSESAAGIRVQLLTSKSKVAPLATCQSIARLELCAAVLSVSLYEKVMKSLKTSCEVFFWVDSTIVLYWLQSCPSRWKTFVANRVSTVQSSTASCSWQHVPGESNPADLISRGVNPTDIVNLEFWWIGPQWLGVLPHHWPRTVLPAFDLSTMPESKSNVAVMSVTVAEPSFSARLFSRYSSFTKLRRSIAYWMRYFRSLRAAVQKTKPEPFDSLSTADLREADLALCRVAQREMFSKELSKITRREPLPASLKWLKPTMYKDGVIRVGGRLKYAVVSEEMKHPIMLLAKHPLSVLLTEYYHSNLLHAGPQLTLTTLRQKYWVIGGRDLVRRTYHHCHTCFRSKPRLIQQTVADLPSSRVSPTRPFSVCGVDYCGPVYIKSLTRNRAPTKAYIAIFVCFSTRAVHIELVSDLSTPAFLAALRRFVARRGRMREIHSDNGTAFKGASNALNRIHHMLKSDQGGRKQILDWCSENEIMWRFIPPRAPHFGGLWEAAVKSAKHHLLREIGSVNVSYEDMITILAQIEMCLNSRPLTAIPSDPSDLEALTPGHFLVGTSLQAVPEPSLCDVPDNRLSHWQLTQKRVQRIWARWYPEYLQQLQSRATKQYPKVTIEPGRVVVIKDECLPPTQWPLGKIIQVHPNKDGIVRVVTLKTATSDSVVRPVVKLALLPTPETQSTASDPSSDEE